A genomic window from Pseudomonas leptonychotis includes:
- the rpsU gene encoding 30S ribosomal protein S21 — translation MPAVKVKENEPFDVALRRFKRSCEKAGVLAEVRSREFYEKPTSERKRKAAAAVKRHAKKVQREQRRSVRLY, via the coding sequence ATGCCAGCCGTAAAAGTTAAAGAGAACGAACCGTTCGACGTAGCCCTGCGCCGTTTCAAGCGCTCCTGTGAAAAAGCCGGTGTTCTGGCTGAAGTTCGCAGCCGTGAATTCTACGAAAAACCGACTTCAGAGCGTAAGCGCAAAGCAGCAGCAGCTGTTAAACGTCACGCCAAGAAAGTGCAGCGCGAGCAGCGCCGCAGCGTACGCCTGTACTAA
- the tsaD gene encoding tRNA (adenosine(37)-N6)-threonylcarbamoyltransferase complex transferase subunit TsaD, translating into MLVLGLETSCDETGVALYDSERGLLADALFSQIDLHRVYGGVVPELASRDHVKRMLPLIRQVLDEAGKHKTDIDAIAYTAGPGLVGALLVGASCAQAMAFAWGIPALGVHHMEGHLLAPMLEEQPPAFPFVALLVSGGHTQLVRVDGIGQYQLLGESLDDAAGEAFDKTAKLMGLQYPGGPEIAKLALSGTPGRFKFPRPMTDRPGLEFSFSGLKTFTLNTWQKCQAEGDNSEQTRCDIALAFQQAVVDTLTIKCKRALKQTGLNNLVIAGGVSANQALRQSLEKMLGELKGEVFYARPAFCTDNGAMIAYAGCQRLLAGQHEDLSIQVQARWPMEQLPAL; encoded by the coding sequence ATGCTGGTTCTGGGATTGGAAACCTCCTGCGATGAAACCGGTGTCGCGCTCTACGACAGTGAGCGCGGCCTGCTGGCTGATGCGCTGTTTAGTCAGATTGATTTACACCGAGTTTATGGCGGCGTGGTGCCAGAGTTGGCCTCGCGCGATCACGTCAAACGCATGCTGCCGTTGATTCGCCAGGTGCTCGACGAGGCTGGTAAGCATAAAACTGACATCGATGCGATCGCGTATACCGCCGGCCCCGGGCTGGTTGGCGCATTGCTGGTTGGGGCCTCTTGTGCTCAAGCCATGGCCTTTGCCTGGGGCATTCCGGCGCTCGGTGTGCACCATATGGAAGGCCATCTTTTAGCCCCGATGCTTGAAGAGCAACCACCGGCTTTTCCGTTCGTCGCTTTGTTGGTGTCTGGCGGTCATACCCAGCTGGTTCGCGTAGATGGCATTGGCCAATATCAACTGCTTGGCGAGTCCCTTGACGATGCGGCCGGTGAGGCTTTTGACAAGACCGCCAAGCTGATGGGGCTGCAATATCCAGGCGGCCCGGAGATTGCCAAGTTGGCCCTGAGCGGTACACCCGGGCGCTTCAAGTTCCCACGGCCGATGACTGATCGCCCTGGCCTGGAGTTTAGCTTCAGCGGGCTGAAGACCTTTACCCTCAATACGTGGCAGAAGTGTCAGGCCGAAGGCGATAACAGCGAACAAACCCGTTGCGACATCGCCTTGGCATTTCAGCAGGCGGTGGTCGATACCCTCACCATCAAATGCAAGCGCGCGCTCAAACAAACCGGGCTGAATAATCTGGTGATTGCGGGAGGGGTGAGTGCCAACCAAGCGCTGCGTCAGTCGCTTGAGAAGATGCTCGGTGAGCTGAAGGGTGAGGTGTTCTACGCCCGCCCAGCATTCTGTACCGATAACGGTGCGATGATTGCGTATGCCGGTTGCCAGCGTTTGCTGGCGGGGCAGCATGAGGATTTGAGCATTCAGGTGCAGGCGCGTTGGCCGATGGAGCAACTGCCCGCGCTGTAA
- the plsY gene encoding glycerol-3-phosphate 1-O-acyltransferase PlsY: MFWLLATLAYLLGSLSFAILLSRLSGGPDPRASGSGNPGATNMFRLAGKRLAILTLIGDLLKGLLPVVIASLLGFSLHQQAWIGLAAVIGHMYPLYFNFHGGKGVATAAGMLLGLYPPAALLAVAAWLLTFILTRTSSLAALIATPLTLPLLAWQQPAALLPVCALTGLIVWRHRGNLRDLYAGRERHF; encoded by the coding sequence ATGTTTTGGCTGTTGGCAACCCTTGCCTACCTGCTTGGCTCATTGTCCTTCGCCATTTTGCTCAGCCGTCTTAGCGGCGGGCCAGATCCGCGCGCCAGTGGCTCAGGCAACCCCGGCGCCACCAACATGTTCAGGCTGGCCGGCAAGCGCCTGGCTATTCTGACGCTGATCGGTGACCTGCTCAAAGGCCTCTTGCCTGTAGTCATCGCGAGCCTGCTCGGCTTCAGCTTGCACCAGCAAGCTTGGATCGGTTTAGCCGCTGTTATCGGCCACATGTACCCGCTGTACTTCAACTTCCATGGTGGCAAGGGCGTCGCTACAGCTGCCGGCATGCTCCTGGGCCTGTACCCACCAGCCGCGTTACTGGCCGTTGCTGCCTGGCTGCTGACCTTCATTCTGACCCGCACTAGCTCACTGGCCGCGCTGATCGCCACGCCGCTGACCCTACCACTGCTGGCCTGGCAACAACCCGCCGCCCTGCTGCCCGTATGCGCACTAACCGGGCTGATCGTTTGGCGACATCGCGGCAATCTACGCGATCTATACGCCGGCCGTGAACGGCATTTTTAA
- the folB gene encoding dihydroneopterin aldolase — MDTVFIEGLEVDTVIGAYDWERSIRQCLRLDLYLGWDNRPAAVNDDLDKALDYAKVSQRIQAFASESQFILVETFAERLVQLLMDEFQVPWVRLKLTKPGAVPAASGGVGVEIERGCR, encoded by the coding sequence TTGGACACAGTTTTTATCGAAGGTCTGGAAGTCGATACCGTCATCGGCGCCTACGACTGGGAGCGCAGCATTCGTCAGTGTTTGCGGCTGGACCTTTACTTGGGCTGGGATAACCGCCCCGCTGCAGTGAACGATGACCTGGATAAGGCGCTTGATTACGCCAAGGTGTCGCAGCGTATTCAGGCTTTTGCCAGCGAGTCGCAGTTCATCTTGGTAGAAACCTTCGCTGAGCGTTTGGTGCAGCTGTTGATGGATGAGTTCCAGGTCCCTTGGGTGCGCCTCAAGCTGACCAAGCCAGGCGCGGTGCCTGCTGCCAGCGGCGGTGTCGGGGTGGAGATCGAGCGCGGATGTCGCTAA
- the folK gene encoding 2-amino-4-hydroxy-6-hydroxymethyldihydropteridine diphosphokinase, whose protein sequence is MSLTPVLLGLGSNVEREAHLCAGLDALADLLSDMRCSPVFESQAVGIKSGPFFNLVVAGYSALPLAELDRRLKFIEADNGRYAPERKGLPLDIDVLLYGDLVGNFDGLILPRAEILKNAFVLWPLALLVPSLLHPAQQRSFAELWKAAQIDQQLWPVAFSWRDQPLTPAPLLQAYPAT, encoded by the coding sequence ATGTCGCTAACTCCCGTTCTGTTGGGGCTGGGCAGTAATGTCGAGCGCGAAGCTCACCTGTGCGCCGGCCTCGATGCGCTCGCTGACCTACTCAGTGATATGCGCTGCTCGCCTGTATTTGAAAGCCAGGCAGTTGGCATCAAGAGTGGGCCATTCTTCAACTTGGTGGTGGCCGGTTACAGCGCGCTGCCATTGGCTGAGCTGGATCGCCGCCTGAAATTTATCGAAGCCGATAACGGCCGCTATGCGCCCGAGCGCAAAGGCCTGCCGCTGGATATCGATGTGTTGTTGTATGGCGATTTAGTCGGCAATTTCGATGGCCTGATTCTGCCGCGCGCCGAAATCCTCAAAAATGCCTTTGTGCTTTGGCCACTGGCTTTGTTGGTGCCGAGCTTGCTGCACCCGGCGCAGCAGCGCAGCTTTGCTGAACTATGGAAGGCGGCGCAGATTGACCAGCAGCTGTGGCCGGTGGCGTTCAGCTGGCGTGATCAACCGCTAACGCCGGCGCCGTTGCTTCAGGCGTATCCGGCGACATAG
- a CDS encoding multifunctional CCA addition/repair protein produces the protein MQIYKVGGAVRDRLLNRSISEIDWVVVGASAEQMLELGYRPVGADFPVFLHPQTGEEYALARTERKSGHGYGGFTFFASPDVTLEDDLIRRDLTVNAIAEDGQGKLIDPYGGQRDLDAKLLRHVSPAFAEDPLRVLRVARFAARYAPLGFSVAAETMALMHELSESGELTALTPERSWKEISRALMEPRPDVFIQVLRDCGALQVLLPEVDALFGIPQPPAHHPEIDTGAHVLSVLRQCAEHQQPLTVRWACLLHDVGKGLTPEAEWPRHIAHEHKGLKLIRAINQRCKAPKDCQELALQVGEFHTHGHRAMELKASTLLKLLQGFDVFRRPQRFEEFIAACEMDARGRLGLEQRDYPQAGYLRAAMQAARAVAVHPLLAQGLKGADLGEALNRERLNALSTYKANTAAQPR, from the coding sequence ATGCAGATTTACAAAGTGGGCGGCGCAGTACGTGATCGCCTGTTAAACAGAAGCATTAGCGAGATCGACTGGGTGGTGGTCGGCGCCAGTGCCGAGCAGATGCTCGAACTGGGCTACCGTCCGGTGGGTGCGGACTTCCCGGTTTTCTTGCATCCGCAGACGGGCGAAGAGTACGCACTGGCCCGCACTGAGCGTAAAAGTGGGCACGGTTATGGCGGTTTCACCTTCTTCGCCAGCCCTGACGTCACCTTGGAAGACGACCTGATTCGCCGCGACCTGACCGTCAATGCCATAGCCGAAGACGGCCAAGGCAAGCTGATCGACCCCTACGGCGGCCAGCGCGACCTCGACGCCAAACTGCTGCGCCACGTTTCCCCGGCTTTCGCCGAAGATCCGCTCCGGGTCTTGCGTGTTGCGCGCTTTGCCGCACGCTATGCACCGCTTGGCTTTAGCGTCGCAGCAGAAACCATGGCGCTGATGCACGAGCTGAGTGAGTCCGGCGAGCTGACCGCGCTGACACCCGAGCGCAGCTGGAAGGAAATCTCCCGCGCTCTGATGGAGCCGCGCCCAGATGTGTTCATCCAGGTACTGCGCGACTGCGGCGCATTACAGGTGCTATTGCCGGAGGTCGACGCACTGTTCGGCATCCCACAGCCTCCGGCTCATCATCCGGAAATCGACACCGGCGCACATGTCCTCAGCGTGCTGCGCCAATGCGCCGAACACCAGCAACCGCTTACCGTGCGCTGGGCCTGCCTGCTGCACGATGTCGGCAAAGGCCTAACGCCCGAGGCCGAGTGGCCGCGACATATCGCCCATGAACACAAAGGTTTGAAACTGATTCGCGCGATCAACCAGCGCTGTAAAGCGCCCAAGGATTGCCAGGAACTGGCGCTACAGGTTGGCGAATTCCACACTCACGGTCACCGCGCCATGGAACTCAAAGCCTCGACCCTGCTCAAGCTGCTGCAAGGTTTCGACGTGTTCCGTCGCCCACAGCGCTTTGAAGAGTTTATTGCCGCCTGTGAAATGGACGCCCGCGGCCGCCTCGGCCTGGAACAACGCGACTACCCACAAGCAGGTTACCTGCGCGCGGCCATGCAGGCGGCGCGAGCAGTCGCGGTGCATCCCTTGCTCGCACAGGGGCTCAAAGGGGCAGACTTGGGCGAGGCGTTAAATCGCGAGCGGCTGAATGCACTTAGCACTTATAAAGCAAATACCGCAGCGCAACCTCGTTAG